The following proteins are co-located in the Acaryochloris thomasi RCC1774 genome:
- a CDS encoding cytochrome P450, which produces MATGILPLPPGDDGLPIIGDTLRLLFDPNLIANKIKKYGPIFRIKYIGYDAPQVIMIGEEANKFILSNENKYFESYLPSSIRRLFGEDVVAIQSGNIHQSRRKILADAFKPRALRKYTFGITKITNKYLKEWENKKSFRLYDQLDSYTFDVASKLLIGIDSASSTDLKKRFSVWEKGVFSLPIMIPGSSYYKGLNSMKESLALIEKIIKSRMDNGPSNMNDILDILLSSIDESGNPLKIDEVKHQILTILLAGHGTLSSSLSSFCMLLGRDEATKLKCREEIYRLKLNENIDYDSLKSAVYLGQVLKEVLRINPPVGGASRKVVQDCEFSGYRLPKGWYVSYSITASHDNKKVYPNNTQFNPSRFSKSSDKKIDQSYSWIPYGGGVRECLGKEFANLEMKIFAICLLSQYDWKLEQTGNIKMGSIPFLYPKDGLPIKFWKT; this is translated from the coding sequence ATGGCGACAGGCATTTTACCTCTCCCTCCTGGTGACGATGGACTTCCTATTATTGGTGACACGCTCAGACTGTTATTTGATCCTAATCTTATTGCAAATAAGATAAAAAAATATGGACCTATATTCAGGATCAAGTATATAGGTTATGATGCGCCACAAGTAATAATGATTGGAGAAGAAGCGAACAAGTTTATACTATCTAATGAGAACAAGTACTTTGAGAGCTATTTACCTAGTAGTATAAGAAGGCTTTTTGGTGAAGATGTGGTTGCTATTCAGTCGGGAAATATTCATCAAAGCCGAAGAAAAATATTGGCAGATGCTTTCAAGCCACGGGCATTGAGAAAATATACTTTTGGCATAACTAAAATCACTAATAAATATCTCAAAGAATGGGAAAACAAAAAGAGTTTTAGGTTATATGATCAGCTTGACAGCTATACATTTGACGTTGCTTCAAAGCTACTTATTGGTATCGATAGCGCATCCAGTACTGACTTAAAGAAAAGATTCTCTGTCTGGGAAAAAGGCGTTTTTTCTCTTCCAATCATGATCCCTGGAAGCAGCTATTATAAGGGATTGAATAGTATGAAGGAATCACTTGCATTAATAGAAAAAATAATAAAATCTAGGATGGATAATGGGCCATCGAATATGAACGACATTTTAGATATCTTACTGTCGAGCATAGACGAATCTGGAAACCCCCTGAAGATTGATGAAGTGAAGCATCAGATCTTAACGATTCTCTTGGCTGGTCATGGTACGCTATCCTCTTCTCTATCTTCATTTTGCATGCTACTTGGCCGTGATGAAGCAACAAAGTTGAAATGCAGAGAAGAGATATATCGACTTAAGCTTAATGAAAATATAGACTATGATTCTCTGAAGAGCGCTGTTTATTTAGGACAGGTATTAAAAGAAGTACTTAGAATAAACCCTCCTGTCGGTGGAGCATCTAGAAAAGTGGTTCAGGACTGTGAATTTAGTGGATACCGGCTTCCAAAAGGTTGGTATGTTTCTTATTCAATTACTGCTTCTCATGACAACAAGAAAGTTTACCCAAATAATACCCAGTTCAATCCTAGTCGTTTTTCAAAAAGCTCTGACAAGAAGATAGATCAGAGTTATTCATGGATACCTTACGGAGGAGGTGTAAGGGAATGCTTAGGTAAGGAGTTTGCCAACCTTGAAATGAAAATTTTCGCTATTTGCCTACTAAGTCAATATGATTGGAAGCTAGAGCAGACCGGAAATATTAAGATGGGTTCCATACCATTCCTATACCCTAAAGATGGATTGCCTATTAAATTTTGGAAAACTTGA
- a CDS encoding two-partner secretion domain-containing protein, with translation MSMLKQLSLVALMYGFLLSTGNTVNAQIVPDRSLPTKSVVNVNGNTSTITQGTRQDKNVFHSFESFSIPNGQTARFQTSPEVNNIFSRVTGVNISQINGLLGSSGSANLYFLNSNGVVFGRGASIDIGGSFLASTSDRIDFPNGLSFNSLGSVEIGKLSVQNPISLSFRNASDIEVRSDGHDLRTVPMINAPIGLGESNTGLRSSDGQSISLLGGNVLFDAGVLTAPSGNINIASVKDGIIGLNGQGFEGFDFSNVQSFGDASFRNTSLIDATGIADQSISISAKDINISDNSLVISGNIGENSTSSISLNAQNSFSISNIENPLNLLRFVNEDFYIFGGVVSVGFSTGSGPDINISAKSIDIENAGVISSVTFGPGEGGSIGIDVEDSIEVSTTEIFPDILGNGFTPSAIIAATVGGLGGDIDISTSDLKVLGGGNIATQVASASRGGDITINAENVVVSGGLIIDPETNTVVGSSIGGFSAASGNLGDVELNTETLQLIDGGRITSVPGSVGNSGSIFVLATDSIEIGGEVSGSEGGINSSSTINAAIERFNPFLQDFFALPPVPVGDAGTVSLETNSLKVFDGGSIAVTNEGTGVGGEIFVQASSINLEQQSSIAAIAASGRGGNINVNAELTQLSGASQISSTASGFGAGGNIFLNSDILIIEDSFISADAEQASGGSIIIDSDVIFKTPSSIISASSQLGAPFNGIVSITTPNVDLLRAATDVELPPDVPKIAVVCNRTGEESELTMAGSAGLPVASTDYTDSRLKFYEQGKPADKPLMITDPVTGEKEEFKRFVGWKLNPDGKTVRLVSDPNEAIQFQAARTACLKNPITS, from the coding sequence ATGTCTATGTTAAAGCAATTGAGCTTAGTGGCTTTGATGTACGGCTTTCTTCTCAGTACGGGCAATACCGTAAATGCCCAAATCGTTCCTGACAGAAGTTTGCCTACGAAATCGGTAGTCAATGTGAATGGCAATACTTCAACGATAACTCAAGGTACACGGCAGGACAAGAATGTATTTCACAGCTTTGAAAGCTTCAGCATACCGAATGGTCAAACAGCAAGGTTTCAAACTAGTCCTGAAGTTAATAATATTTTCAGTCGTGTAACTGGTGTAAATATTTCTCAAATAAATGGCTTGCTAGGGTCTTCAGGAAGTGCAAATTTGTATTTTTTAAACTCAAATGGTGTAGTATTTGGGCGCGGAGCATCAATAGATATAGGTGGATCTTTTCTTGCCTCTACTTCAGATAGAATAGATTTTCCAAATGGTTTGTCTTTTAATAGTTTAGGTTCAGTGGAAATTGGAAAACTCAGTGTTCAAAATCCAATTAGCCTATCATTTAGAAATGCAAGTGATATTGAAGTTCGTAGCGATGGTCATGATTTAAGAACTGTACCGATGATTAATGCACCTATAGGTTTGGGTGAGAGCAATACAGGCCTTCGTTCTTCGGATGGACAATCGATATCTCTTTTAGGTGGCAATGTTTTATTTGACGCTGGAGTACTTACAGCTCCTTCTGGAAATATAAACATCGCCAGTGTAAAAGATGGAATTATCGGCCTAAATGGACAAGGATTTGAGGGTTTTGACTTTAGCAACGTTCAGTCTTTCGGTGATGCTTCTTTTAGAAATACCTCCCTTATTGATGCTACAGGCATAGCAGACCAAAGTATATCTATATCTGCAAAAGATATAAACATTTCTGACAACTCCTTAGTTATCAGTGGAAATATTGGAGAGAATAGTACCAGTAGTATTTCTCTAAATGCTCAAAATTCATTTTCAATTAGCAATATTGAAAATCCTCTAAATTTACTGCGTTTTGTCAATGAAGATTTTTATATTTTTGGCGGGGTAGTTTCTGTTGGCTTTTCTACAGGAAGTGGCCCTGATATAAATATAAGTGCAAAGAGTATAGATATTGAGAATGCTGGTGTTATTTCATCTGTTACATTCGGTCCTGGAGAAGGCGGAAGCATTGGGATTGATGTCGAAGATAGTATCGAAGTTTCCACAACAGAAATATTTCCAGATATTCTTGGTAACGGCTTTACACCAAGCGCAATCATCGCTGCTACGGTTGGTGGCTTGGGTGGTGATATTGATATTAGTACCAGTGATCTAAAAGTCTTAGGAGGAGGCAACATTGCAACTCAAGTAGCGAGTGCTTCTAGAGGAGGAGATATTACTATTAATGCAGAGAACGTTGTTGTCTCAGGTGGATTAATTATTGATCCAGAGACGAATACCGTTGTTGGCAGTAGCATAGGTGGATTTTCTGCTGCTAGCGGTAATTTAGGGGATGTAGAATTAAATACTGAAACGCTACAGTTAATTGATGGTGGACGCATCACTTCAGTCCCTGGCTCCGTTGGCAATAGCGGATCTATATTTGTCTTAGCAACCGATTCCATCGAAATTGGAGGAGAGGTTTCTGGCTCTGAAGGAGGAATAAATTCCAGCAGTACAATCAATGCTGCAATTGAACGCTTTAATCCTTTTCTTCAAGATTTCTTTGCTCTGCCTCCAGTACCAGTTGGAGACGCTGGAACCGTATCACTCGAAACAAACTCCTTAAAAGTATTTGATGGAGGTTCCATAGCGGTAACAAATGAAGGCACAGGTGTAGGGGGTGAAATATTTGTACAGGCTTCATCTATTAACTTGGAGCAACAATCATCCATTGCTGCTATAGCCGCTTCTGGAAGAGGAGGTAACATAAATGTCAATGCTGAATTAACTCAGCTTAGTGGTGCAAGTCAGATATCTTCGACTGCTTCAGGTTTTGGAGCTGGTGGTAATATATTCCTGAATTCCGATATTCTCATTATTGAAGACAGTTTTATTTCGGCTGATGCCGAACAAGCCAGTGGTGGAAGCATCATTATTGATTCTGATGTTATCTTCAAAACTCCCTCATCAATCATCTCAGCTTCTTCTCAGCTTGGGGCACCCTTCAACGGTATTGTGTCTATAACCACACCCAACGTTGATCTACTGAGGGCCGCTACAGATGTGGAACTCCCTCCAGATGTTCCGAAGATTGCAGTAGTCTGCAATAGAACGGGTGAAGAAAGTGAGTTGACTATGGCTGGTTCGGCTGGCTTACCAGTCGCCAGTACGGACTATACTGACAGCAGGCTAAAATTCTACGAACAAGGAAAACCAGCCGATAAGCCTTTAATGATCACAGATCCAGTGACGGGTGAGAAGGAAGAATTCAAACGCTTTGTGGGCTGGAAGCTCAACCCAGATGGCAAAACAGTCCGATTGGTGTCAGATCCAAATGAGGCTATTCAGTTCCAAGCTGCTCGTACAGCTTGCCTCAAAAATCCAATAACGTCATGA